Proteins from a single region of Chryseobacterium sp. W4I1:
- the glmS gene encoding glutamine--fructose-6-phosphate transaminase (isomerizing), translating to MCGIVGYTGFQDAYDIVINGLRRLEYRGYDSAGIVLEGSNNKFEVEKTKGKVDDLVNISAQLKGTAKIGMGHTRWATHGVPSDRNSHPHLSNNGKIAVVHNGIIENYDTIKTMLSEKGFTFKSETDTEILVNLIQYFMDLKPETDFPTAVRFALNEVYGAYAITVLHEDYPGLLVVARLGSPLAIGIGEKEYFIASDASPFVEFTKEAIYLEEGHMATISLENGVDIRTINENSRIEPEIQELKLSLEQIEKGGYEHFMLKEIFEQPKSIHDTMRGRLLVDEGIIKMAGIWDHVEKFKNANRIIIIACGTSWHAGLIGEYLIEEYARIPVEVEYASEFRYRNPIITDKDVVIAISQSGETADTMAALKLAKEKGAFIYGICNVVDSSIARITDAGSYTHAGPEIGVASTKAFTAQLTILSLIALKLGKHNGNLGNAEFMSLISELDALPKKIEEVLSTTHELTQTIAKDFINTTNFLYLGRGYNYPAALEGALKLKEISYIHAEGYPAAEMKHGPIALIDENMPIVIIAPKKGHYDKIVSNVQEIKARKGKVIAVVNKGDKQVSAMADYVIEIPETSECFSPIVASVPLQLLAYYIAVYRGANVDQPRNLAKSVTVE from the coding sequence ATGTGCGGAATTGTAGGATATACAGGATTTCAGGATGCGTATGACATTGTGATCAACGGTCTTAGAAGATTAGAATATAGGGGGTATGACAGTGCAGGAATTGTTTTGGAAGGCTCAAATAATAAATTTGAAGTAGAAAAAACAAAGGGAAAAGTAGATGATTTAGTCAATATTTCAGCACAGTTGAAAGGAACGGCCAAAATTGGAATGGGGCACACCAGATGGGCTACCCATGGTGTTCCAAGTGACAGAAACTCACACCCGCATTTATCAAATAATGGGAAAATTGCGGTAGTACATAATGGTATCATAGAAAACTATGATACTATTAAAACAATGCTTTCAGAAAAAGGATTTACTTTTAAATCTGAAACGGATACAGAAATACTCGTGAACCTTATTCAGTATTTCATGGATCTGAAGCCGGAAACGGATTTCCCAACTGCTGTAAGATTTGCTTTAAATGAAGTTTATGGAGCTTATGCTATCACTGTACTTCATGAAGATTATCCAGGTTTGTTGGTTGTAGCAAGATTAGGTTCTCCATTGGCTATCGGAATTGGTGAAAAAGAATATTTTATTGCTTCTGATGCCTCTCCTTTTGTAGAATTTACAAAAGAAGCGATCTACCTTGAAGAAGGACATATGGCTACTATTTCATTGGAAAATGGAGTAGATATCAGAACCATTAATGAGAACTCTAGGATTGAGCCTGAAATTCAGGAACTTAAATTAAGCTTAGAGCAAATTGAAAAGGGAGGTTATGAGCATTTTATGCTTAAAGAAATCTTTGAACAGCCAAAGTCTATCCATGACACTATGAGAGGAAGACTTCTTGTAGACGAAGGTATTATCAAAATGGCGGGGATCTGGGATCATGTTGAAAAATTCAAAAATGCAAACAGGATTATTATTATTGCTTGTGGTACTTCATGGCATGCGGGACTTATCGGAGAATATCTTATTGAAGAGTATGCAAGAATTCCTGTAGAGGTAGAATATGCATCAGAATTCAGATATAGAAATCCTATTATTACAGATAAAGACGTTGTTATTGCGATCTCTCAGTCGGGAGAAACTGCAGATACAATGGCTGCATTAAAATTAGCAAAAGAAAAAGGAGCATTTATATATGGTATTTGTAATGTAGTGGATTCGTCTATTGCAAGAATTACGGATGCCGGTTCATATACCCATGCCGGTCCTGAAATCGGGGTAGCTTCTACAAAAGCATTTACAGCACAGCTTACCATTCTTTCTTTAATTGCTTTAAAATTAGGAAAACATAATGGTAATTTAGGTAATGCAGAATTCATGAGTTTAATTTCTGAATTGGATGCTCTTCCTAAAAAAATCGAAGAAGTATTAAGTACTACTCACGAGCTGACTCAAACTATAGCAAAAGACTTTATCAATACCACTAATTTCCTTTATTTAGGAAGAGGGTATAACTATCCGGCGGCACTGGAAGGGGCTCTGAAACTGAAAGAAATCTCTTATATTCACGCAGAGGGATATCCTGCCGCTGAAATGAAGCATGGTCCTATCGCCCTTATCGATGAAAACATGCCAATTGTTATCATTGCCCCTAAAAAAGGACATTATGATAAAATTGTGAGTAATGTTCAGGAAATTAAAGCAAGAAAAGGAAAAGTGATTGCTGTAGTGAATAAAGGAGATAAGCAGGTAAGTGCAATGGCAGATTATGTTATTGAAATTCCCGAGACCTCAGAATGCTTCTCGCCGATCGTAGCTTCAGTGCCTTTACAGCTATTGGCTTATTACATTGCAGTATACCGAGGTGCTAATGTAGATCAGCCAAGAAACCTAGCTAAATCGGTAACTGTAGAATAA
- the gldK gene encoding gliding motility lipoprotein GldK yields MKRIFLLLLSASVASVSCSGGGSSSVGKPGTKGELIPREKTKSFVAERPFGMVAIPAGSFVAGLADQDPTNTPEKASLKTVTVSSFFMDEAETTNAEYRVFINYVRDSIARTLLAEAAGEGGEEGGRRGASIGDYAYLAKKEENLTPYQEYLEGQGGREDGGYDASKRLDWKIPLHWSSGKYPDVEYAEVLESMYLPASSRIGNERILDVSKLKYNYQWGDMDAALADNERGANYLKSSSIAIYPDTTVWINDFHFTYNEPLFEQYFWHKAYKDYPVVGVTWDQARAYCNFRTKLKTDYNESLKRKKQRPMIFRLPTEIEWEYAAKGGMQNATYPWGGPYLMDDRGCYLANFKPKRGNYMEDDKKGTYTYTAPVKKFKKNGFGLFDMAGNVSEWTESAYNNSSYGFSSTLNPSTKDKVDTKRSVRGGSWKDIGYALMTGARDWERKDSARSYIGFRTVQDIPEAAVKPRRVNR; encoded by the coding sequence ATGAAAAGGATATTTCTTTTATTATTGTCTGCGTCGGTAGCATCAGTATCTTGTTCAGGTGGTGGCAGTTCTTCTGTAGGGAAGCCTGGAACGAAAGGAGAATTGATACCAAGAGAAAAAACGAAATCATTTGTTGCGGAAAGACCATTTGGAATGGTTGCAATTCCTGCAGGTTCATTTGTTGCTGGTCTTGCTGATCAGGATCCAACAAATACTCCTGAAAAAGCTTCATTGAAAACGGTTACCGTTTCTTCTTTCTTCATGGATGAAGCAGAAACTACTAATGCAGAGTACAGGGTATTTATTAATTATGTAAGAGATTCTATTGCTAGAACTCTACTAGCCGAAGCTGCTGGGGAAGGCGGTGAAGAAGGTGGACGTAGAGGGGCAAGCATAGGTGATTATGCATACCTTGCTAAAAAAGAAGAAAATTTAACACCTTATCAAGAATATTTAGAAGGCCAGGGAGGAAGAGAAGATGGAGGTTATGATGCTTCTAAAAGATTAGACTGGAAAATCCCATTACATTGGAGCAGCGGAAAGTATCCGGATGTAGAATATGCGGAAGTTTTAGAGTCTATGTATCTGCCTGCTTCTTCTAGAATCGGAAACGAAAGAATTTTAGACGTTAGTAAATTAAAATACAATTATCAGTGGGGAGATATGGATGCAGCACTTGCTGACAACGAAAGAGGTGCCAATTACCTTAAAAGTTCCAGCATTGCCATCTATCCCGACACTACGGTTTGGATAAATGATTTCCACTTTACTTACAACGAACCATTGTTCGAACAGTATTTCTGGCACAAAGCTTACAAAGATTACCCTGTAGTAGGAGTAACCTGGGATCAGGCAAGAGCTTACTGTAACTTCAGAACTAAACTGAAAACAGACTACAACGAAAGCTTGAAAAGAAAAAAACAAAGACCAATGATATTCCGTCTGCCTACAGAAATCGAGTGGGAATATGCTGCTAAAGGCGGAATGCAAAATGCTACTTACCCTTGGGGTGGTCCATATTTAATGGATGACAGAGGTTGCTACCTTGCCAACTTCAAACCAAAGAGAGGTAACTACATGGAAGACGATAAAAAAGGTACTTACACATATACAGCTCCAGTAAAGAAATTTAAGAAAAATGGATTTGGGTTATTTGATATGGCTGGAAACGTTTCTGAATGGACAGAATCTGCGTATAACAATTCTTCTTACGGGTTCTCATCTACTTTAAATCCTTCTACGAAAGATAAAGTAGATACAAAGAGATCAGTAAGAGGTGGATCTTGGAAAGATATAGGATATGCCCTGATGACAGGTGCTAGAGATTGGGAAAGAAAAGATTCCGCAAGAAGCTATATCGGATTCAGAACTGTACAGGACATTCCTGAAGCAGCAGTGAAGCCAAGAAGAGTTAACAGATAA
- the gldL gene encoding gliding motility protein GldL: protein MFKTKDAWMNFFYSFGAAIVILGAWLKITHITLGPINGNIALTVGLITEAIIFIIFAFDPPKSEESYAWENVYPELLDKHANPNPLHSNVSSRNNAQQFAELENSLSNKLDKMLQDAKLDVQLFDRLRTGIDKFSNSVDQINQTVDVSASTHKYNDQLNKAAQHMESMNALYAMQLESGKKQSEFANKYVADMQKSAEQSEKFNQELQGLTTNLNSLNRVYGGMLTAMKS, encoded by the coding sequence ATGTTTAAGACTAAAGATGCTTGGATGAATTTCTTTTATTCATTCGGTGCTGCAATTGTAATTCTTGGAGCTTGGCTTAAAATTACTCACATTACCTTGGGACCTATTAATGGTAATATCGCTCTTACTGTGGGACTTATTACAGAGGCTATTATCTTTATCATTTTCGCATTTGACCCTCCTAAATCAGAAGAATCTTATGCTTGGGAAAATGTTTATCCTGAACTATTAGATAAACATGCCAACCCAAATCCTTTACATTCTAATGTGTCATCCAGAAACAATGCACAGCAGTTTGCAGAATTAGAAAATTCTCTTTCCAATAAATTAGATAAAATGCTTCAGGACGCAAAACTAGACGTTCAGTTATTTGACAGACTGAGAACAGGGATCGATAAGTTCTCCAACTCAGTGGACCAAATCAACCAGACTGTTGATGTTTCTGCTTCTACTCATAAATATAATGATCAGCTTAACAAAGCTGCTCAGCATATGGAAAGTATGAATGCTTTATATGCAATGCAGTTGGAAAGCGGTAAAAAACAATCAGAATTTGCCAACAAATATGTAGCAGATATGCAGAAATCTGCCGAGCAGTCTGAAAAATTTAATCAAGAATTACAAGGTTTAACAACTAATCTTAATAGCTTAAACAGAGTTTATGGCGGTATGCTTACTGCTATGAAGTCTTAA
- a CDS encoding GldM family protein, which yields MAQGKQTPRQKMINLMYLVFIAMMALNIDAEIIRSYYDSTRALNETRTLTENKNEKIFEKTLEAKAQQVPDTYAQPWESYKVLKGKIDALVASAQDIKVNLKKQSDFHDKDPKTGKDIDVSENFAALNNNEATTEFFFKEGEENTPSKGALDLKAKIDDVRNYINATFGNNPQLKDLVDRANKSLIAEYPKGKSPNDKTWFQNKFYHQPLIAAISNLEIIQNDARNVQSDALALLLQEKVDANIKFSSYEPIVSGPVDIQAGKQAEVKVMLGTYSTSNKISISGVGRVENGKGITSISGSGIGEHKLGGTITLTDASGKPQSFPWTHTYNVIAGPREVKLEKGLLLSADKMNVMYRGLENPVSGSILGADNSKLSLSAPGASVRNTGPGKWSVKPTSGNTVKLTLSGIDPYGKSVSQVFEYRIKNVPPPQGQIRGQSIVAMPPTSIQNQTVQAAIPDFDFPVSFTVTQFMVRVPGRAALLVHGNSLNDAAGLVKNLRSGDVVSIFDIKVTAQGLDGQVIKNITPIIINIP from the coding sequence ATGGCACAAGGAAAACAGACCCCTCGTCAGAAGATGATCAACCTGATGTATTTGGTGTTCATCGCGATGATGGCCCTAAATATTGATGCTGAGATCATCAGATCATACTACGACTCTACCAGAGCTTTGAATGAAACAAGAACTCTAACAGAGAATAAAAACGAAAAGATTTTCGAAAAAACACTTGAGGCTAAAGCACAGCAGGTTCCGGATACCTACGCTCAGCCTTGGGAAAGCTATAAAGTTTTAAAAGGTAAAATTGATGCTCTTGTAGCTTCTGCTCAGGACATTAAAGTTAATCTTAAAAAGCAGTCGGATTTTCATGATAAAGATCCGAAAACAGGAAAAGATATTGATGTAAGCGAAAATTTTGCTGCATTGAATAACAACGAGGCGACTACAGAATTTTTCTTCAAAGAAGGAGAAGAAAATACACCCTCAAAAGGAGCTTTAGATTTAAAAGCAAAAATTGACGATGTAAGAAATTATATCAATGCTACTTTTGGAAATAATCCTCAGTTGAAAGATTTAGTAGACAGAGCCAACAAATCTTTGATCGCTGAATACCCAAAAGGAAAATCTCCGAATGACAAGACCTGGTTTCAGAATAAATTCTATCACCAGCCGTTAATTGCAGCGATCTCAAATCTTGAGATCATCCAGAATGATGCAAGAAACGTACAGTCTGATGCATTGGCATTATTGCTTCAGGAGAAAGTGGATGCCAATATCAAATTCTCAAGTTACGAGCCTATCGTTTCTGGCCCGGTAGATATCCAGGCAGGAAAACAGGCTGAAGTAAAAGTAATGTTAGGTACTTATTCTACAAGCAACAAGATTAGTATCTCAGGCGTAGGTAGAGTAGAGAACGGAAAAGGGATTACCTCTATTTCAGGTTCTGGTATCGGCGAGCACAAATTGGGAGGAACAATTACTTTAACAGATGCTTCAGGAAAACCTCAAAGTTTCCCATGGACGCATACGTATAATGTAATCGCAGGACCAAGAGAAGTAAAACTTGAAAAAGGATTATTACTTTCTGCTGATAAAATGAATGTAATGTATAGAGGACTTGAGAACCCTGTTTCAGGATCAATCTTAGGTGCTGACAATTCTAAACTTTCATTATCTGCTCCGGGAGCATCAGTAAGAAATACAGGCCCAGGAAAATGGAGCGTGAAGCCTACTTCAGGTAATACAGTCAAACTGACATTATCAGGAATTGACCCTTACGGAAAATCTGTATCACAGGTATTTGAATATAGAATTAAGAACGTACCGCCACCACAAGGTCAGATCAGAGGGCAGAGTATTGTGGCAATGCCTCCAACGTCTATCCAAAATCAGACAGTACAGGCAGCGATTCCTGATTTCGACTTCCCTGTTTCATTTACTGTAACTCAGTTTATGGTAAGAGTACCTGGAAGAGCAGCACTATTAGTTCACGGAAATTCATTAAATGATGCCGCTGGATTAGTGAAAAATCTTAGATCCGGAGATGTAGTTTCTATCTTTGATATTAAAGTTACTGCTCAGGGACTAGATGGCCAGGTGATCAAAAATATTACTCCTATAATCATTAATATTCCATAG
- the gldN gene encoding gliding motility protein GldN, translated as MKKYISTLLVLVSGFAFSQTILNAASPEEFRQMREENKQKVGDTIIDKTVKPLEYGFVEDKDIFKSMFVWEIIDMNDKINQPFYYDNPDGLLATPTRSLYQLLLDAALTGKIEQVYDDENFTVKLSPEGIQKRLEKVIINDAAIDILNSGRQLTEQEKKEYTDVFKTTTDKVKVLKIMGMWFIDKRDGQMKYRPLGIAAMGPDPAVQGVIGPDGKPIAGNDELIDLFWIFYPNARDVLANNYVYNRKNSSADLSFDDIINARRFSSVIYKSSAGLGDGTIKDYIPKDADDQLEESERIKAQILNMENDMWNY; from the coding sequence ATGAAAAAATATATTAGCACCCTTTTAGTATTAGTTTCGGGATTCGCATTTTCCCAAACTATTCTGAACGCAGCTTCTCCGGAAGAGTTCAGACAGATGAGAGAGGAAAACAAACAAAAAGTTGGTGATACTATTATTGATAAGACAGTAAAGCCTCTTGAATATGGTTTTGTAGAAGATAAAGATATCTTTAAAAGTATGTTTGTCTGGGAGATTATCGACATGAATGATAAGATCAACCAACCTTTCTATTATGACAATCCGGATGGACTTCTTGCTACACCTACAAGATCTCTGTACCAGTTATTATTAGATGCTGCTTTAACAGGAAAGATTGAGCAGGTTTATGATGATGAAAACTTTACGGTGAAACTTTCACCGGAAGGTATTCAGAAAAGACTGGAGAAGGTAATCATCAATGATGCTGCGATTGATATCTTAAACTCTGGAAGACAGTTAACTGAACAGGAGAAAAAAGAATATACCGATGTTTTCAAAACAACTACTGATAAAGTAAAAGTTCTTAAGATCATGGGTATGTGGTTTATCGATAAGAGAGACGGACAAATGAAATACAGACCTCTTGGTATTGCGGCCATGGGACCAGATCCTGCTGTACAGGGAGTTATAGGACCAGACGGTAAGCCGATTGCTGGTAATGACGAGCTTATTGACTTATTCTGGATCTTCTACCCTAATGCAAGAGATGTGTTGGCAAACAACTACGTTTACAACAGAAAAAACTCTTCAGCTGACCTGTCTTTCGATGACATCATTAATGCGAGAAGATTCTCTTCAGTGATTTACAAATCGTCTGCCGGTTTAGGTGACGGTACAATCAAGGACTATATTCCTAAAGATGCTGACGATCAGCTGGAAGAAAGCGAAAGAATCAAGGCGCAGATCCTTAATATGGAGAACGATATGTGGAATTACTAA
- a CDS encoding FAD-binding oxidoreductase, which produces MKHIDYIIVGDGYAGLFFAHQLIKNNKSFVIYSEERKSASQVSAGIINPVVLKKFTTFWKAQEQIDFLKVTLNEIESYTGTNYMIEAPIHRIFHDENEQNLWLKKSGNEELSNFLDAKFDHLEVVKNDFNTGKVNQSARLQVSGFFTDLFGFLEKNTLLIKEKFDYEKLEASSGTYKDLQFKNIVFCEGMGVKENPFFSEIAVVPNKGHHIKVKLSQTIPENITIKKKHFLFPTDNGLHFYGGTYDREQLHHHIDETAVTQLINGLSEIYPFDFEVEEVNFGFRPTVKDRRPIIGRHETFENLYVFNGLGARGILNGCYFARDLYHFIEENIPLHQEVAVQRFK; this is translated from the coding sequence ATGAAACATATAGACTATATCATCGTAGGTGACGGATATGCAGGATTATTCTTTGCCCATCAGCTTATTAAGAACAACAAATCCTTTGTCATCTATTCAGAAGAACGGAAAAGCGCTTCCCAGGTTTCTGCAGGAATCATCAATCCTGTTGTTCTTAAGAAATTCACCACATTTTGGAAAGCACAGGAGCAGATTGACTTTTTAAAAGTTACCTTGAATGAAATTGAATCCTATACCGGAACAAATTACATGATAGAGGCACCCATCCACAGAATCTTTCATGATGAGAATGAACAAAATCTTTGGCTTAAAAAATCCGGAAACGAAGAGCTTTCCAACTTTCTTGATGCAAAATTCGATCATTTAGAGGTAGTAAAAAACGATTTTAATACAGGAAAGGTCAATCAGTCTGCCAGATTACAAGTAAGTGGATTTTTCACAGATCTATTTGGTTTTCTTGAAAAAAATACACTTTTAATTAAAGAAAAATTCGATTATGAAAAATTAGAAGCTTCTTCAGGTACTTATAAAGATCTTCAGTTTAAAAATATTGTATTCTGCGAAGGAATGGGTGTAAAAGAAAATCCATTCTTTTCAGAGATTGCTGTGGTTCCCAACAAGGGGCATCATATTAAAGTAAAACTTTCCCAAACAATTCCTGAGAATATTACAATTAAAAAGAAACACTTCTTATTCCCAACCGATAACGGACTTCATTTCTATGGCGGAACCTATGACAGAGAGCAACTCCATCATCACATCGATGAAACTGCAGTTACGCAGCTCATTAACGGACTTTCTGAAATTTATCCGTTCGATTTTGAAGTGGAAGAAGTCAATTTTGGCTTCAGACCGACTGTGAAAGACAGAAGGCCAATCATTGGGAGACACGAAACTTTTGAGAACCTATATGTCTTCAATGGCCTTGGGGCAAGAGGGATTTTAAATGGCTGTTATTTCGCACGCGATCTGTATCACTTTATTGAAGAAAATATTCCGCTGCATCAGGAAGTGGCTGTTCAAAGGTTTAAGTAA
- a CDS encoding SemiSWEET transporter: MNENVLGIIAGVLTSISMIPQLIKVIKEKNVEDISLVMLLVLISGLSLWVWYGFMKDELPIILSNAFAVLVNLSLLTCYMMYRKS, from the coding sequence ATGAATGAAAATGTATTAGGTATAATAGCCGGTGTTCTGACTTCAATATCCATGATTCCTCAACTGATAAAAGTAATCAAAGAAAAGAATGTAGAAGATATTTCCCTCGTCATGCTTCTGGTGCTTATTTCCGGACTTTCTTTATGGGTCTGGTATGGCTTTATGAAAGATGAGCTCCCTATTATTTTGTCTAATGCATTTGCAGTTTTGGTTAATTTAAGCCTTCTGACTTGTTATATGATGTACAGGAAATCTTAA
- a CDS encoding META domain-containing protein, with translation MKNLYYYLSAFFFLVLLTACKTPATAQKSTDITGKTWKLTELNGQPIQLKNPKNNPYFKLNTEGMRYEGHAGCNGFGGTFEIKPEIMRIKFNQGMSTMMACEDLETEQLFTKAVLAADNYSVNGNTLTLNKARMAPLAKFVLQP, from the coding sequence ATGAAAAACTTATATTATTATTTATCTGCGTTTTTTTTCCTTGTATTGCTTACGGCGTGTAAAACACCGGCTACAGCACAAAAGTCAACAGATATTACAGGAAAAACATGGAAACTGACGGAGCTGAACGGGCAGCCAATCCAGCTTAAAAATCCAAAAAACAATCCTTACTTCAAGCTCAATACGGAAGGGATGAGATATGAAGGTCATGCAGGATGCAACGGATTTGGAGGAACTTTTGAGATCAAACCTGAAATTATGAGAATTAAATTTAACCAGGGAATGTCTACAATGATGGCCTGCGAGGATCTTGAAACTGAACAGCTATTTACAAAAGCAGTGCTTGCTGCAGATAATTATTCTGTAAACGGTAATACACTGACATTAAACAAAGCAAGAATGGCTCCTTTGGCTAAATTTGTTCTTCAGCCCTAA